The nucleotide window ATCTTGGAAATGCCAAAACTGTTATCCTCACTGTTGCCAAGATGGATGTGGGTGCTTAATCTATACTCAATGTTGTCTCCCATTTATTCTCAACGGACTTTGCTCTATGTTCTTGTTATCAGATGAACTATATGTCGTTGCTTTCAGTACTTCATGAACATTTGTGATTTAAATTTGAGATTTTGTGCATTCGCATTTCAAATGTAGTTGGAATGTATGCATTCAAATCATCAAGGTTGTATTAAATATGGTTTTGAAATGAAGTGGAAATGAGGTTTACGTATGCAATGTGATGAGAGAAAGTGCAAAAAAAGAGTTTATGGACTTAAAAGTTTTGGGGGTCGATAAAAAACGAGGCTACTACACATATTCCTTTGGGAGTTCAGTTTCGAGGAGATTAGAGTTGCCCTAACCAAGTGAAACCCAAAGCAACCAAGTTTTCCTAGGTCTGCTTTGATCATCATATAACATCATGAACAGTCGGTAATAACCCTCATAGATCCATGTACAACCCAAGGTGCCAGACACTTGTACCCAATTAGAATGCCGTCCAAAAAACAAAAGAATACACATCAACCGATGTGCAACAGAGAAGAGAAAAGGTATAGGTTTCTTGGAGTAAGCTACTAGATTATACCATAAGCTTGTACTATTAGTCGCATAACTTCCTATCCTTCAGCCTCGGATTTAGTTTTCTCATAACTTCTATGAACTCTAGCACATTTCGGCAGTTGTTTCCTCAGGCCGATGGGAGGAGCATGATGTGCTTTCTGTTTTCACCTTTCAGGAGGGACTGCAGCTGCAGAAGTGCCTTTCTGGTTGGATATGGCTGAAGCAAGAGCGATAGGCATCAGGCAGAGGCCCTTGTTCTGAAGGTACTGCATTGCATTTGTGATGCTTGTTTCCATCAGCTTTATAACTTCTTGCTCAAAGACCAAGCTGTCTTCTGGGCCTGCTGCGTCCAGAAGCCCTTGTGAAGCAGTTGGAGGTGATAGAGGTGAATTGCTATGGCCCTGTGGAAAGTTCGACAGTGCAATAAAACTTGAGTACACTGGCATTCTAGAGAAAAAGCAAGGACTTGACTTGAATGAAGTGTTTATTCATCAGTACTGATATTGATAAATTAGATTTGGTTACATTCAACCAAATTAAAGCCATGAAAAATACAAAAGAATCTAATATAAATTCTAACTACAATGCAAGTGGAGCTCTAAGACTCCTGAATAATCACGAAGCATATTATGGTCATAAAAGTAGTGTAACCAACAGTAGAAATGCAACAACGAAAAAAACTTGTCATTGTCTACCAATTTTTTTATGCCTATAGTCACAACAAGGAGCTATTCACTTTGTACAAACAGAAAAGTTTCCGTACCTCAGTTTGAGATTCTGCAAGGAGGGGAAGAACTGCCCCGGGAGCTCCTAGCCTACTCATGCTTAAGACCTGTAATGTTGAAACCAGGACGATTTGTTTCAGAGAAAGGAAATGAAGGAGAATGACAACCAACAGGGAAAGTTACTACTCATGAACATGTTTGTGGACGCACCTTCACCTGAAGCTGAAGAAATTTCACATAATCAATTATTTCATCAAGCATTGATGATTTATCTGCCTGCTCACATAAAAAAGACTATTGGTTAGGAATTCCAAATTTCATTGTTATACTATTTTATTCGAGAGTGACCAATAAACTTAAGGAAAAGTTAATTTCATTAACTTCGCAATGTTCTAAACCAGGCATGGATAACAGTATAGGTGGCACAGATTTTGTTGTGCCCAAATCCGGTGCCAGCCCGCCACAACAAATGCAAATTTGGCTTGTGCGTACGACACGTCAAGCCATGATGCATTAGTGCTAGAGAAGTGTGATGCCCTGCAAGTATGGCACTAGGCACTAACCAAACAGTGGCGAGAAAAGCTCTAACTTGTCGAACTCTAGTTTGCCGAAGTGTGGCTACAAAACAAACATGCCTAGAACATTAAGCAGATCATAAAGGAACTGAACCTATGACTTGTGATGGCTTAGGTTACCCCTAACTGATAACTACAACAACATCAAGGCATTTTGTCCCAagcaagttggggtaggctaccCCTAACTGGTAACTATTTAGGACAAATGTTATTTGCACTTTTCAAGTCTTAAAATCCAAACAACTACTTGCTTCACTTATTGCTGGGCCAATTTTAAAACAATACTTCAGCACATATGTATCCAAATATATGATTGGTTATTACCATATGTCATTCTCTTCTGATTCGGttatatggaagtaataaaagatATTTCGGTGGACTAATATAAATGTACTGCATGTTGAACAGGGAAAAAAGGAATACCCCTGCATTTTTTGTACCAATATAAATGGAAACACTATAAATAATACCTTATTTGAATTTGGTACAAGGTCTTGGAGATTTTTCATCCTCTCTGAGATCTTCTCTCTGCGAAGCTGCAGTATTAAGCAAGTTCCAGTTAAAAATATATGATAGGGCATGAACACATAGATAAAATTCAACCAACCCAAGTTATGAAACATTTTCATTTATCTAGAGTGAATTTACCAAACAAGATAACTCACCCGTTCAGCAATACTATGAGGGTCAGTTGCCTGTCCACGACGAGCCCTTGCTCGTGGCTTAGCACTGGCACTATTTCCATTAGCTGAATTTGCCTTGTTCTGCGCATCAGCAGAATGGCTGATAGGGACAGGGTACTCACTTTTATTGTTATGGATCGTTGAGCTTATCTGAACATTTGCAAACAGAGTCAAACTCAGTTAGATATGAATCCAAAGAAAGAGAATAAAACGAAACACTAAATATGTAACAAATGCTAAAGAAAACCTTTGAAGGAATCAGTGTCCCTTGTGCTTCACTCACTGCCATCTGACTACCAGAAGCGAAAGGGAGCGGAATATTGCACATCACATTTTGTTCCTGCAATACGAACAAAAGAAGTTAATTTACCAGTACAGAATTGAATGAACAATAACTTGCGGTTATTGCTGTTTAGTGGCAGAGTTCCAAAATTAAAACCTGTTGTTCAGCCTTCAAACCACTACCAGCTAGTTGAGACTGCTCGGCCGTACCAAAAGATGAGATGCCACCACTGAGAAATTCTTTGCTATCCTGTATTACCACAAGAATGAATAGCCAAGTGAATGAGAAATAGGTAGCAGTAGTACCAATATGTTACAGTTATATCTTTGTCATGAGCATTACATGTAGTGATGCCATGGTTGCCTCATCAAATACTGACAGGTTCCCATTTGAATGACTTGTATTGTTGAACATAGCAGCATTTTGTATCCCTTGAAAACTGAAAGCTTCTAGGCTTACTGGTTCCATGTAGGAAGGAACATTTTGGAATGTCGAACACAGAGTTGAGGCTGAAGAAACAgcatgtacatcagcaagaaaaGCTGAAACTTCACTACCATTGCTTTCAATTGAACTGGACAAGGCATGAGGAAGTTCTAGAAGGCCAGGGGTATCCAACTGCAGGTCAAATGTTCCAGGTGTTGAAGTGCACTGAAGAGTCCCTGATGGGATTAAATTACTTTGCAGACTGCCATTGTTCTGAAGTTGTGGAAGCTCCATAAGGCTGTTGGAAGGTTTGTCCTCTGACAGAATCTCACCAGATAATAGATCAGTCTGGGTGTTGTACGGCAAGCACCCATTTGCAAGCATAGCAGGGTTCTGTTCATGCTCATCAAATGTTAAATTCTGATTTGATCTAGCTCTGAAATAGCCTGCAGGTGGCATACTTCCTTCTTCTGCATATGATTCCACTGAACCATCAACAAAGCTATAATTCTCAGAAGCGGAATTGTCAGGCCATGAAGGAAAGAAAGAACCATTAGAGTAGTCC belongs to Triticum urartu cultivar G1812 chromosome 7, Tu2.1, whole genome shotgun sequence and includes:
- the LOC125519929 gene encoding transcription factor UNE12-like; the encoded protein is MDYSNGSFFPSWPDNSASENYSFVDGSVESYAEEGSMPPAGYFRARSNQNLTFDEHEQNPAMLANGCLPYNTQTDLLSGEILSEDKPSNSLMELPQLQNNGSLQSNLIPSGTLQCTSTPGTFDLQLDTPGLLELPHALSSSIESNGSEVSAFLADVHAVSSASTLCSTFQNVPSYMEPVSLEAFSFQGIQNAAMFNNTSHSNGNLSVFDEATMASLHDSKEFLSGGISSFGTAEQSQLAGSGLKAEQQEQNVMCNIPLPFASGSQMAVSEAQGTLIPSKISSTIHNNKSEYPVPISHSADAQNKANSANGNSASAKPRARARRGQATDPHSIAERLRREKISERMKNLQDLVPNSNKADKSSMLDEIIDYVKFLQLQVKVLSMSRLGAPGAVLPLLAESQTEGHSNSPLSPPTASQGLLDAAGPEDSLVFEQEVIKLMETSITNAMQYLQNKGLCLMPIALASAISNQKGTSAAAVPPER